The following are encoded in a window of Candidatus Dependentiae bacterium genomic DNA:
- the dprA gene encoding DNA-processing protein DprA: MDNCYIILHLSLIEGIGPAVVNAVLKKIPKKFELIDLYKVKLIDFVNQFGLSLKQAQKIVNGLRDTKILEEEVRLIRKYNINWTTCYDAAYPELLKEIHRPPIVIYWQGKNLDYYKKTIAIVGARTANHYGKRVIDSLVRDLILHGYAIVSGGALGADTMAHQAALDNKGYTVAIIGSGLLKPYPRSNNRLFQDIVASGGTVASPFPLSFDAFPANFPARNRIISGLSSGCIIIQATEKSGSKITAQCALEQGREVFAVPGQVDDLLSVGCHQLIQQGAKLVSCAGDILQEFEENYRSNAKYMPLERVLLSPATQAKKNFAETIVEQVNIVCAEQINITTFQEKILVACKNEALSVDDLLERTNISLKELNGLLFALQIEGKIAQNIIGLWQTL; the protein is encoded by the coding sequence ATGGATAACTGTTATATTATTCTTCATCTCTCATTAATAGAAGGTATTGGTCCGGCGGTTGTTAATGCTGTGCTTAAAAAAATACCAAAAAAATTTGAGTTGATTGATTTATACAAAGTTAAGTTGATTGATTTTGTTAATCAATTTGGTTTGTCGTTGAAGCAAGCTCAAAAGATAGTTAACGGTTTACGTGATACAAAAATACTTGAGGAAGAAGTTAGACTTATCAGAAAATATAATATTAACTGGACTACGTGTTACGATGCAGCATATCCAGAATTACTTAAAGAAATTCATCGACCGCCAATTGTGATTTATTGGCAGGGTAAAAATCTAGATTATTACAAAAAAACAATTGCAATTGTTGGTGCGCGTACAGCAAACCATTATGGTAAGCGAGTTATTGATAGCTTAGTTAGAGATCTTATTTTACATGGCTATGCAATTGTGAGTGGTGGTGCGTTGGGTGCTGATACAATGGCACATCAGGCTGCTTTGGATAATAAAGGGTATACTGTCGCTATTATTGGCTCTGGTCTATTAAAGCCGTATCCACGATCAAATAATAGATTATTTCAAGATATTGTTGCCAGTGGAGGTACCGTTGCTAGTCCATTTCCATTATCATTTGATGCATTTCCTGCAAATTTTCCTGCTCGTAATCGAATTATTTCTGGATTGAGTTCTGGTTGTATTATTATTCAAGCAACAGAAAAAAGCGGCTCAAAAATTACTGCACAATGTGCGTTGGAGCAGGGTAGAGAAGTTTTTGCTGTACCAGGTCAGGTTGATGATTTATTAAGTGTTGGATGTCATCAACTTATTCAACAGGGTGCAAAGCTTGTTAGTTGTGCTGGCGATATTTTGCAGGAATTTGAAGAAAATTATAGATCAAATGCAAAGTATATGCCTTTAGAGCGCGTATTATTGTCTCCTGCTACTCAAGCAAAAAAGAACTTTGCTGAAACTATTGTTGAACAAGTGAACATAGTATGTGCAGAGCAAATAAATATAACCACTTTTCAAGAAAAAATTCTAGTAGCATGTAAAAATGAAGCACTTTCAGTAGATGATTTGCTAGAAAGAACAAATATTTCTTTGAAGGAGTTGAATGGTCTTTTATTTGCTTTGCAGATTGAAGGCAAAATTGCACAAAATATAATTGGTTTGTGGCAGACTCTTTAG
- the gyrA gene encoding DNA gyrase subunit A encodes MASADNQRSNTHKNIQPVLIEKELKDSFLDYAMSVVVSRALPDIRDGLKPVHRRILYTMHQLGFHYNKPYHKSVRVVGDVLGKYHPHGDQALYNAMVGLAQDFSKRYPLLDGQGNWGSIDGDNAAAMRYTEVRMAKIAQEILADLEKNTVLFVPNFDDSTTEPVVLPSKLPNLLVNGTTGIAVGMATSIPPHNLREVVDACLALLQNPQIAEEELFKLIPAPDFPTGGVICGRAGVVRAYKTGRGKVIVRAVVDVHEEKKGTRIIVSELPYMVNKADLIMKIADLVRDKVIEGISNIRDESDRRGMRLVIDLKRGEIPQVVLNQLYKHTAMQSSISILMLCLLDNRPLIFTLRQLLEQFLFHRKQVVYNRTVFDLERAQAREHVLVGFIIGLDNIDAVVETIKQSSGPQEAVEKLHQRFKLTAIQGKALLEMRLQKLTGLEREKIRQEMDEVKKTIAYLTLILEDESVLRREIIKELQEVREAYGDDRRSRIEGSVDVLTEADLIPDEEVVVTLTRKGYVKRVLLSTYGVQHRGGKGKMGMAALEDDLIQDLFVAKNHDELLFFTNLGRVYSLNVFEVPEASRIAKGRAIVNLLPLAHGEKVVKLLCTRELEDNYVVLLTKSGIIKRTEGDKFTKIRSTGIRAVTLKDEDELVFCSLSSGDDTIIIATAHGQGIRFKEGEVRSMGRQAAGVIGIRLKDNDVVVGMEIIGADSGDILFATQRGYGKRVQADDFRIAHRGGVGVRTIPVDTRNGQVIGLAIVTDKSNLLLIDQSGKIIRLPSKEIRTMGRQAKGVRLIKLDKDQLLSSVVAFEEVEEVPAPGSTSEGSGVIRLEEEDASAPMTMPGVITPAQPTEGLLVEGEGLSDDILPVQEDIDEMAQEQLSYDQINPIISPQQEPEEVEMSALEKAMIISDEDDILHMMPQGIDDDSDDPLMQF; translated from the coding sequence ATGGCGTCGGCAGATAATCAAAGAAGCAACACACATAAAAATATTCAACCTGTTTTAATTGAAAAAGAATTAAAGGATTCGTTTCTTGATTACGCCATGTCGGTGGTTGTCAGTCGCGCATTACCAGATATTCGTGACGGTCTAAAGCCCGTGCATCGAAGAATTTTATATACTATGCATCAGCTGGGTTTCCATTATAACAAGCCATACCACAAATCAGTTCGTGTTGTTGGTGATGTACTTGGTAAATATCATCCACATGGTGACCAAGCGCTATATAATGCAATGGTTGGTCTTGCTCAAGATTTTTCAAAGCGATATCCACTTTTAGATGGCCAGGGTAACTGGGGATCTATTGATGGTGATAATGCAGCGGCAATGCGTTATACCGAAGTTCGTATGGCAAAAATTGCGCAAGAAATTTTAGCCGATCTAGAAAAAAATACGGTATTGTTTGTACCCAACTTTGATGATTCAACAACTGAACCAGTTGTATTACCAAGCAAGCTACCAAATTTGTTGGTAAATGGCACAACGGGTATTGCTGTGGGTATGGCAACATCTATTCCGCCACACAATTTGCGTGAAGTGGTTGATGCATGTTTGGCATTATTGCAGAATCCGCAGATAGCTGAAGAGGAGTTATTTAAATTGATACCAGCACCAGATTTTCCAACTGGTGGTGTTATCTGTGGCAGAGCTGGTGTTGTAAGGGCATACAAGACTGGGCGTGGTAAGGTTATTGTGCGCGCCGTTGTTGATGTGCATGAGGAAAAAAAAGGTACGCGTATTATTGTCAGTGAGTTGCCATATATGGTGAATAAAGCTGACTTAATTATGAAAATCGCAGATTTAGTGCGTGATAAAGTTATTGAAGGTATTAGCAATATTAGAGATGAGTCAGATAGGCGTGGTATGCGTTTGGTGATCGACTTAAAACGTGGTGAAATTCCACAAGTTGTACTCAACCAGTTATACAAACACACAGCAATGCAATCATCTATTTCTATTTTGATGTTATGTTTGCTTGATAATCGCCCACTTATTTTTACACTACGCCAACTTCTTGAACAATTTTTATTCCACAGAAAACAAGTTGTTTATAATCGCACAGTATTTGATTTAGAAAGAGCACAAGCACGTGAGCACGTGTTGGTTGGTTTCATTATTGGGCTAGATAACATTGATGCAGTTGTTGAAACGATTAAGCAGTCAAGTGGACCGCAAGAAGCAGTGGAAAAACTACATCAACGTTTTAAGCTAACGGCTATTCAGGGTAAAGCGCTTTTGGAGATGCGCTTGCAAAAACTTACTGGTCTTGAGCGAGAAAAGATTCGTCAGGAAATGGACGAAGTCAAAAAGACGATTGCGTACCTTACACTGATTTTAGAAGACGAGAGTGTTTTGCGTCGAGAAATTATCAAAGAGTTACAAGAAGTGCGTGAGGCATATGGTGATGATCGCCGTTCTCGTATTGAAGGATCGGTGGATGTATTGACTGAAGCTGATCTAATTCCAGATGAAGAAGTGGTAGTTACGTTGACGCGAAAAGGATACGTAAAGCGCGTACTGCTTTCCACGTATGGCGTGCAGCATCGTGGCGGTAAGGGCAAAATGGGTATGGCGGCGCTTGAAGATGACTTGATTCAAGATTTATTTGTTGCAAAGAATCATGATGAATTATTGTTCTTTACCAACTTGGGGCGTGTGTATAGCTTAAATGTATTTGAAGTGCCAGAAGCATCTCGTATTGCAAAAGGTCGTGCAATTGTAAACTTGCTTCCGCTTGCACACGGAGAAAAAGTAGTGAAATTACTCTGTACAAGAGAGTTAGAAGATAACTATGTTGTATTGCTTACCAAAAGCGGTATTATCAAGCGAACTGAAGGTGATAAATTTACAAAAATTCGCTCAACGGGTATTCGTGCAGTAACGCTTAAAGATGAAGATGAGCTAGTATTTTGTTCACTTAGTTCAGGCGATGATACAATTATTATTGCAACAGCTCATGGACAAGGTATCCGCTTCAAAGAAGGAGAAGTACGTTCAATGGGACGTCAGGCAGCTGGTGTTATTGGTATTAGATTGAAAGACAATGATGTTGTTGTTGGTATGGAGATCATTGGTGCTGATTCTGGGGATATTCTGTTTGCAACGCAGCGTGGCTATGGTAAACGTGTACAAGCAGATGATTTTCGCATTGCACATCGTGGCGGTGTTGGCGTACGTACAATTCCGGTTGATACGCGCAACGGGCAAGTTATTGGTTTGGCAATTGTTACTGATAAATCGAACTTATTATTGATTGATCAATCTGGTAAGATTATTCGTCTTCCTTCAAAAGAAATTCGTACTATGGGGCGTCAGGCAAAAGGTGTGCGACTGATTAAGCTTGATAAAGACCAACTACTTTCTTCTGTTGTAGCATTTGAAGAAGTTGAAGAAGTACCAGCACCGGGAAGTACAAGTGAGGGAAGTGGTGTTATTCGTTTGGAAGAAGAAGATGCATCTGCACCAATGACAATGCCAGGTGTGATTACGCCTGCTCAACCAACTGAAGGATTGCTGGTTGAAGGAGAAGGTCTTTCTGATGATATCCTACCTGTGCAAGAAGATATTGACGAAATGGCTCAAGAGCAACTTTCTTATGATCAAATAAATCCAATCATATCGCCGCAGCAAGAACCTGAAGAGGTTGAAATGTCGGCATTAGAAAAAGCAATGATTATTAGCGATGAAGATGATATTTTGCATATGATGCCGCAAGGAATTGATGATGATTCTGATGATCCATTGATGCAGTTTTAA
- the lepA gene encoding translation elongation factor 4 yields MDLKKINLKDFTPDRVRNFSIIAHIDHGKSTLSDRLLEYTGTITNRIKNEQFLDKLQVERERGITVKAQTASMFYKYNGITYLLNLIDTPGHVDFSYEVSRSLYACQGALLLVDAAQGIEAQTMANFYLAFEQNLAIVPVINKIDMAAADPERVALQMHNLFDFEDSDLVLASAKSGIGITDVLDAVVTKVPAPISSVDDPLKALLFDSWFDEYRGVVCLMAIKNGAIKKGDNISLAQTGNSYEVLEIGLMYPDMTPLNALYAGQVGYIIAGMKTVKEARVGDTIYHTKKEVKPFTGFKPAQPVVFAGIFPIDNVDFDLLRDAIEKLTLNDASVTVEKKSSPALGLGFRCGFLGLLHMDVFKQRLEQEYGLNVIITAPSVRYKVKLQYKDTILTIENPSEFPDAGQIEMIEEPMIDATIILPKQYMGTIMTLCVEKRGEQKELNYLDDERAILKYRLPLAEVATDFYDQLKSLSSGYASFDYDQAGYQAGKLVKMDILLNGKAIDALSCIVHADKAYYIGRDLAQRLREAIPRQLFEVVIQAAVGAKILARERLAPLRKDVIAKCYGGDITRKRKLLEKQKAGKKKMKQVGSVEIPQEAFLAILKRQ; encoded by the coding sequence ATGGATCTAAAAAAAATAAATCTTAAAGATTTTACCCCAGACAGAGTCCGCAATTTTTCTATAATCGCCCATATTGATCATGGCAAATCTACTCTTTCAGATAGACTATTAGAATACACAGGTACTATTACTAATCGTATAAAAAATGAACAGTTTTTAGACAAGCTACAAGTGGAAAGAGAGCGTGGCATTACAGTAAAGGCTCAGACCGCTTCCATGTTCTATAAATATAACGGAATAACCTATCTACTCAATTTAATTGATACACCGGGCCATGTTGACTTCAGTTACGAGGTTTCACGATCACTCTATGCATGCCAGGGCGCACTGCTTTTAGTCGATGCTGCACAAGGTATTGAAGCGCAAACAATGGCAAATTTTTATTTAGCATTTGAACAAAATTTGGCTATTGTTCCTGTTATTAACAAAATTGATATGGCTGCAGCCGATCCTGAGCGTGTTGCACTCCAAATGCATAATCTTTTTGATTTTGAAGATAGCGATTTGGTTTTGGCTTCTGCAAAATCTGGCATTGGTATTACCGACGTTTTAGATGCGGTTGTTACTAAAGTTCCTGCACCGATAAGCTCTGTAGATGACCCATTAAAAGCATTACTTTTCGATTCATGGTTTGACGAATATCGTGGTGTTGTCTGTTTAATGGCAATTAAAAATGGCGCCATAAAGAAAGGAGACAATATCAGTTTGGCACAAACCGGTAACTCATATGAAGTACTAGAAATTGGCTTGATGTACCCTGATATGACTCCACTCAATGCCCTGTATGCTGGACAAGTTGGCTATATCATTGCTGGAATGAAAACAGTCAAAGAAGCACGTGTTGGTGATACTATTTACCACACCAAAAAAGAAGTTAAACCATTTACTGGCTTCAAACCTGCACAGCCTGTTGTATTTGCTGGTATTTTTCCTATTGATAATGTTGATTTTGATTTATTGCGCGATGCAATTGAAAAGCTTACATTAAATGATGCGAGTGTAACGGTTGAAAAAAAATCATCTCCTGCTCTCGGCCTTGGGTTCCGCTGCGGTTTTCTTGGTTTGCTACACATGGATGTTTTCAAGCAACGACTTGAGCAAGAATACGGATTAAATGTTATAATAACTGCACCAAGCGTACGATACAAGGTGAAATTACAATACAAAGATACAATACTCACAATTGAAAATCCATCAGAATTTCCTGATGCAGGCCAAATCGAAATGATCGAAGAGCCAATGATTGATGCTACCATTATTCTACCAAAACAATATATGGGTACCATCATGACACTATGTGTAGAAAAGCGCGGCGAGCAAAAAGAACTCAATTATCTTGACGATGAGCGTGCTATATTAAAATATCGTTTACCTTTGGCAGAAGTTGCAACTGACTTTTATGATCAGTTAAAATCACTTAGTTCCGGCTATGCAAGCTTCGATTATGATCAAGCTGGATATCAAGCTGGCAAATTAGTCAAAATGGATATTTTGTTAAACGGTAAAGCAATCGATGCGCTTTCATGCATTGTCCATGCAGACAAAGCATATTACATTGGCCGAGATTTGGCACAGCGTTTGCGTGAAGCTATTCCACGCCAACTATTTGAAGTCGTTATTCAAGCCGCAGTTGGTGCAAAAATTTTAGCGCGAGAACGTTTAGCGCCGTTGCGTAAAGATGTTATTGCCAAATGCTATGGTGGTGATATTACACGCAAACGTAAATTACTTGAAAAACAAAAAGCGGGAAAAAAGAAAATGAAGCAAGTTGGTTCTGTAGAAATTCCACAAGAAGCATTTTTAGCAATTTTAAAGCGCCAATAA
- a CDS encoding nucleotide exchange factor GrpE, giving the protein MAEECVTKNKKKQCIQIDCDMPQEKADGSVKARNYDEVESNNEVLDDDACCVQLEQIKNTLVHVTADFENFKKRTEKEKIEWIVAGKKQFILDVLEIVDDFDRALQEHKKKKDSNLDAWLQGFELIGSALYKLLEKHNVYEIKNTTTFDPELHEALTQVESDEHTSGNIVMVLQKGFMFDDVVLRPAKVSVAK; this is encoded by the coding sequence ATGGCCGAAGAATGTGTTACAAAAAATAAAAAAAAGCAGTGTATCCAAATCGATTGTGATATGCCGCAGGAAAAAGCAGATGGTTCAGTGAAAGCCCGAAATTATGATGAAGTTGAGTCTAATAATGAAGTATTGGATGATGATGCGTGTTGCGTGCAACTAGAGCAAATAAAAAATACATTAGTACATGTGACTGCTGATTTTGAAAACTTTAAAAAACGTACAGAAAAAGAAAAAATTGAATGGATTGTTGCTGGTAAAAAACAATTCATTCTTGATGTGTTAGAAATTGTAGATGATTTTGATCGTGCACTTCAAGAACACAAAAAAAAGAAAGATTCGAACTTGGACGCATGGTTGCAAGGATTTGAATTAATTGGCTCTGCGCTTTATAAATTATTAGAAAAACATAATGTGTACGAGATTAAAAACACAACAACATTTGATCCGGAATTGCACGAAGCATTAACACAAGTTGAATCAGATGAACATACATCTGGTAATATTGTAATGGTTCTACAAAAAGGATTTATGTTTGATGATGTTGTCTTACGCCCAGCAAAAGTAAGTGTTGCAAAATAA